One Pecten maximus chromosome 16, xPecMax1.1, whole genome shotgun sequence DNA window includes the following coding sequences:
- the LOC117314619 gene encoding uncharacterized protein LOC117314619: protein MDGEFWIGLHNREITNCSEVHHFWEDGCQPLGWSKWGEGSPNNCENDRCVVMKDTRWHTANCSDEYSFICEKEIDCQYSDNNYNITLEDVSVTELVYKEMTSISVCEELCKGMAKGDTQGCTTFPDNDTCVLIFIDSGDRDYPLSESYTGTAYSFKSCEQAAFGPAPNNSNYEENELPDTTCPRLINSDFYYEYLDAYRVALLPSLYKTLDIVLEEERV, encoded by the exons ATGGATGGCGAATTTTGGATCGGCCTCCACAACCGGGAAATTACGAACTGTTCCGAAGTTCACCATTTCTGGGAGGATGGGTGTCAGCCTCTAGGATGGAGTAAGTGGGGAGAAGGTTCCCCGAACAACTGTGAGAATGACCGGTGTGTCGTCATGAAGGACACACGATGGCACACAGCTAACTGTAGTGACGAGTACAGCTTCATCTGTGAGAAGG AAATTGACTGCCAATACAGCGATAACAACTATAACATCACCTTAGAGGATGTGTCTGTTACCGAACTGGTTTATAAAGAAATGACATCAATATCTGTATGCGAGGAGTTGTGCAAAGGGATGGCGAAAGGTGATACCCAGGGATGCACAACATTTCCTGATAATGACACGTGCGTTTTGATCTTCATTGACTCCGGAGACAGAGACTACCCCTTGTCAGAATCCTACACTGGTACAGCATATTCTTTTAAATCCTGCGAACAGG CTGCCTTTGGTCCAGCACCCAACAATAGTAATTACGAAGAAAATGAGCTTCCAGATACAACATGTCCACGTTTGATAAATA GTGATTTCTACTATGAATATCTAGACGCCTACCGCGTGGCGCTCCTACCCTCTCTGTACAAGACCCTGGACATCGTGCTAGAAGAAGAAAGGGTGTAA